One part of the Rutidosis leptorrhynchoides isolate AG116_Rl617_1_P2 chromosome 1, CSIRO_AGI_Rlap_v1, whole genome shotgun sequence genome encodes these proteins:
- the LOC139848473 gene encoding homeobox-leucine zipper protein HOX17-like, whose product MNEEERCNTTLGLGIGLGMKCEKQSAKENKKGFWLNLSLPLYPKTEKSDYDHKINDDQKADHDHISSKTMDDQEEDRSLKRNVNNANIGDNNGDGSRKKLKLTTEQTTLLEDSFKTHSTLNTGQKQELSRKLNLLPRQIEVWFQNKRTRTKLKQIGQECELLKKRCETLNEENSRLKNELQEANYSELIATQVFNKMLV is encoded by the exons atgaatgaagaagaaagaTGCAACACAACACTTGGTCTTGGGATTGGATTAGGGATGAAATGTGAGAAGCAATCAGCAAAAGAAAACAAGAAAGGGTTTTGGTTGAATCTCTCATTGCCACTTTATCCGAAAACTGAAAAAAGTGATTATGATCATAAGATTAATGATGATCAAAAGGCTGATCATGATCATATTAGTTCTAAAACCATGGATGatcaagaagaagatagaagttTAAAACGAAACGTTAACAATGCAAATATTGGTGATAACAACGGCGATGGATCGAGAAAAAAGCTAAAGCTCACGACGGAGCAAACCACTTTACTTGAAGATAGCTTTAAAACCCATAGCACCCTTAATACG GGTCAGAAACAAGAACTTTCAAGGAAATTGAATCTTCTTCCTCGACAAATCGAAGTCTGGTTCCAAAATAAACGAACAAG GACAAAGTTGAAGCAAATCGGACAAGAATGCGAGTTGTTAAAGAAACGTTGTGAAACCCTAAACGAAGAAAATAGTAGACTAAAGAATGAACTTCAAGAG GCTAATTATTCTGAGTTAATTGCTACACAG GTGTTTAACAAAATGCTCGTGTGA